Sequence from the Phalacrocorax carbo chromosome 8, bPhaCar2.1, whole genome shotgun sequence genome:
AtgggaattttctttttctgcaccacccccacccccattcccGAGGTTGTCAATTTGCGTTCTGAACCAGAGAAGTAGTGTGAAAAACGCTGGCCTCTTTTGATGTTCTTTTGGAATTTTTATCAAGAGCCACATCATTACAGAAGTCCTGGAAATCACCTTTTCtgacaagaataaaaaaaaccccaaaacaaaaccacaccagtCAGATTGGTGTCATCCACAGACTTGCTGAGGGCTCACgcaatcccactgtccatgtcccTGACAAAGAGGTTCAATAACAGTGCTCCCAATATGGGTCCCTAAGGCACACCACTCATCATGCTCTCCACCCAGACATCAAGCTGTTGACCGCAGCTCTTTGAGTGCAGCCATCCatccaattccttatccaccaaatGGTCCACtcatcaaatccatgtctctccattTTAGAGAGGAGGGTGTTGTGCAGGACAGTATCCAATGCTTTGCATGAGTCCAGGCAGATGATGTCAGTCATCTTCCCTTATGCGGCAATGCTGTAACCCCATCACAGAAGGCccaccaaatttgtcaggcacaatttgctcttagtgaagccatgctggctgtcaccaatcaccTCTCTGTTTTCCACGTGCCTTggcatagtttccaggaggatctgctccatgatcttgctgGGCAGAGAGGTGAGACTGGCTGGCCTGTAATTTCCCGGgtgttccttttttcccttttttaaaagtggggtgatgtttccccttttccagttgCTGGGAACTTCACCAGTCTGCCAAGACTTCTCAGATATGATGGctagtggcttagcaacttcatctgCCATTTCCCTCGGGACCCtcggatgcatctcatcaggtcccatggagTAGTGCACATTCAGGTTCCTTGGATGGTCtccaacctgatcttctcctgGAGTGGGCAGTACTTCATTCTCCCATCTGAGGTTTGCTGTTCCAGTGTGAGTAGTTCTCCTGTAGAATAAAATGAATGCCAGCTTTGCAGGTGCTCTTGCTTCCTGGTGTGTAGCATTTCCACCTGAGACAGATGAAGAATGGCAAGACATGCAGGCTGTGGTGGTTGCCAGTGAAGGGTCATGacaagggtcttttccaacctgaatgattctacGACTGTATGATCATCTTTGGAGAAAGTATTGCACCCAGGTGTGTAAGATTTCCATCTGAGATTGGTGGAGTATTGCAAAACACGAAGGGTAAGCTGCAGAGAGGCTGGTGGACATTGTGCGTACGGTACAATCTGTATGTTTTCCTATGGTGCTCTCAACGAGGGGAGGGTCTGCAAATCCTGGACTGTAAGGACTGTGTGGTGTGTTGATGGAGGTGAATGTGGCAGTGGTACTGAGCCGGGTCCTGATGTGAAGGATGACCCTGAGCAGTGGGAAAACTTGTCTGAGGGAACTGGAAATCCTTGGGAAAACCATGAGCCATGTTGTGAGAAAACAAGAATCGGGAATGATGAGCTTGCCCTGAGAATGCATGTCTCAGAGTGGGGAATGGAGGTCGGTTAGAAGAAAGCAGGAGGCACGATGGGCACAGAGTGTTCATTCACAGGATCCTTTTTCAGGCTCTCAGGTGTCTGGAGTTTGGAGGCATTCTGGATCTTGAGCTAGGGTGTGGTATTGCAATGTCCACAATGTCCTTTGAGGTTATGAAGATCTCCCACAGAGACAGTCATTTGTGCTGCTGCCTGATTGCCATATATACTGTGTTGGTAAGAGGAGGTGAGCTGCAGACCTCTGGATGCTGTCTGATGAAGGTTTTCCCACTTGTTTTAAGAAAGGTGTTGTGCGAGGGTAGTGCTTCAACCTGCTGTCCTTGTGTAGAGGTGGGCATCTACAGTAGCTTTCACATTGGTTGATGTTGCATGATGGTTCCTTGATCCTCCTCAGGCGGGATTTGTAAGTGCGTGTGCTGAGGAGGTGGGTGTAATATGTGTGCTCTTGATTTCCCCTACTTCTGCACTTGCACGGTCGCCTCAGTAGAGGTGGTGCATCCCCCTCTCACGCTGAACTCACACACGTGCACGTACACACCAACTCCTTACAGCACGCCAGCTCTGGTTTCCTGTGGTAGACATTCTCCCACGCAGTTGATATGGTGAGTGCTCTTGCACTTCACCATTTGGTGTTTTTCACTTGAGGAGTAAAATCCATCCAGGCTGGGATCAGAGATGACTGCTCTAATTGCAGAATCCTTAAGAAGTCTAACATTCAGCTCTGTGGTGTTTCCATCTGAGATTGCTGAAAAGGCACAAAACATTCAGGGTGAAGGTCAGGCATCTGGGAAGAGCCTGCCAGAGAGTGAGCGGCTTTGCGTCCCTCCCTGTGTTCTTTGTGCCAATCATGAGGGAAGATTAGGACGTGCAAAGGCCTGTGTCATGCCCAGTGTGGGTTTTATTGCTGGGCCATGCTGTTGTGGTGGAGCAGTGTCTGGGAATGGTAGCAGCGATCTTCTGAGTGGCATGGAATAGGGCTTAGGGCATTTGTCATGGGGAGGGTGACGCTGAGCGGGGAAGAGCCTTGCGTGAGGAAATGGAGATGCTGTGTAGGACACAGAATGTGTCATTGGTGAGGAACTGGAGAATGTCTGCTTAGCTGGAGACCTCATTTTGCAGGGCTTGGGATAGAGGATTCCAGTAGAAAACTGTCCTGAGCTGATGTTGATGTGGAGTGAACGTCCTTAGTTTTCAGGTCTCCCTCCTTGTTACCCTGCGATACAAGTGCATAAGGGAGCAATGCAGAGTGTCCAGTGATTTATAATGCAGTGATGCTACAGGTAAGTCGCTCACACCTAAAGAGGATGTGTTTGAGAGAGAGATGCACTGTTGTTCCTGTTTAGTTGTGGTATCTTCATCTTGGGTTGAGTGAGCGTTGAGTGGACTGAAAGCCAGACTTggtgatccttatgggtcccttccaacttgaggtATTCTATGAGTGGACCAGCAAAGCCCCACTCTCTGCTCTCATTCCTTTTGTGCTGCTTCCAGGCACCGTGTGAGGAAGTGGCAGCAAGGACGGATGGAGGAGGGACCCTAATGCGTTTCTCAGAGTGGATGTGTTGGATATGGAGGGGATGTTCTGAGTGATGATGCCACGGTGTTACCTTGGGGGTGTTTTGAGGTGTGTCTCATGCTAATGAATGAGAAGTGTTCTGTGGGGACTGATGCCCCATAGTATGGAGGTCGTTGCTGTGTAGTTCTGGCAGAGCATGCCTGCCTGAAAGGAGAAGCAAGAGCTTGACATTCATCATGCAGGTGAAAAAGGAGGCCGGAAGAACAGCTCTTCATCGACGTAGATGAAGAGTGTGTGGGAGGTGTGGTTGCCCTGTGTTTTTTGAGCCTTTGTGGAGGACTGGTGTGCTGGATTGTGATGGGTTGGAGTTCCAGAGTGAAAGACTCCCCTGGGTTGTTTGGACTCATTGGAACATTTTTTGCGCAGATGTCCAAGTACCTGGAGCTTGGCTTGTGCTTCAGAGCGAGGTGGATTCTGCTCTTGAGAGGACAGAGGCTGAAGAGTGTGGTCTTCCTTCGACAAGTGGAGGTGAAGGTGCACTCTGTCTGTCTTGCGTAGATGGGAGGAAAGCAGGAAGGTTGTTCCCCATCTGGATGGTTGGAGGGCAACAGGAAAGATGAACGAGAGGTCTTGCCAAAGGGCACGTTTGTGCTTCATGTTGAGCGTGGTGTAGACAtgtagaaaatgttttgttaaaagggaaaaggaagagataaGGATGGAATTAGGAGACACGGGGAGGCAAGGATAGGGCAGGGTGAGGcaagaaagaagggagagaaggaaaagaagaaggaaagaggaaaaagttgaaaggaagagaaaggaagagatgaagaattaagaaggaggagaaaaagaagagaggaagaaatgtaCAAAATGTGTTGGTACGGGAGACAAAGAAGAGGcaaaaagggaggaagggaagaggaggaaagggctgggaagagaggaggagtacaaagagaagaaaggagatagggcagaaagaacagagaaggaaaagcaaaccaGAACAAAGCAAGCAATAGAGAGAActaagataaaataataaatgaaaattgcATGATAAATGCACGATAAACTAGCATGCACATCTTCTATCACTGCACATGGAAAGATGGcgagaggaagaaaggaaaaaagacaggaagaaagaaaggaagaaagaagcaagtatggaagggaggaaggaaggaaaattacaaagagaggaaaaaaaaggaagagaccaTAGAGGAGAGTACCAGGGTGCACCAACTCTGTCTTGCAGAAGGAAGAATCagagaatgaaagcaaaacagcaagGAAGGAATCTGTGAAAGTGAAAAGGATggaaagagggaagaaggaaggtaGGAAGCAAGCGATGATAGATTACCAGCACGCACGGACCTTAGCTCTAGCCGCTGAACAGACCTGGTCCCGACAGCCGCCCCCTTGGTTAGAGTACGGCGCTCCGGCGGTGATACCGGGTAATTATCGGTGATGGCTCCGTCTTTGCCGGCCTCCGCCGCGGCGCCGGAGGCGACTGGTGAGCTGCGAGCGGGtgtaaagaagagagaaggatgGCAAGAGCGGGGAAAGGTGAGAAAAGATTGAGGTACGGCAGGGGAATAAGGaatggagaagaaagagaagtagAAGTATTGTGAAAGGGAAAGAGCAAGAACGAGAAAAACGAAGAATGGTaactggagggaaaaagaagttgaaaaTAAGGATGAGAAAGGAAGCAGGGACAAAAAGAATCCACACAACGAAGAAGCAAGTCAGCATGGAAAAAGGaataatgagagaaagaaagagagaaagaaaatagaagtgaagaggaggaaggaagaccAGCCGGCAGCGGAGGTGTGACGAGCGCGGGTGCGGAGGCGCGGGCGAGCGTGGGGAGCGTGTGAGGCGGCGGAGCAGCACACGGTGTCGCTGCAGGCTCAGAAACGGCGGCGGAGCGGCGAGGCGGCTCCGCCCCGGTGCGGCGGAGAGCCCGGCTGTGAgcgcgggggggcggcgcggggcgagCAGGAGAGCCGGCGCGTCCgtgcggcggcggggagccgtgcggggcccgggcgggtggaggcggcggcggcggcgatggGCGTGTGGTGGGTGCCCGCGGTGCgtgtgctggtgctgcaggcGGCCTGGGCGCTGGTCGGCGGGCAGGTGCGCTACTCGGTGCCGGAGGAAGCCAAGGCCGGGACGGTGGTGGGGCGCCTGGCGCAGGACCTGGGCCTGGAGGCGGTGGATCCGGAGGCGCGGCGGCTGCGGCTGGTGGCGCAGGGCCGGCGGGCGAGCGTGGAGGTGAGCGGGGCGAGCGGGGCGCTGGTGGTGAGCTCGCGGCTGGACCGGGAGGAGCTGTGCGGGAAGAGCGCGCCGTGCGCCCTGCgcctggaggtgctggtggagCGGCCGCTGCGCGTCTTCCACGTGGAGCTGGAGGTGACCGACATCAACGACAACGCCCCGCTCTTCCCCGCCGCCCggaaaaatctgaatttatcaGAGAACTCCCCTCCCGGGTCTCGGTTCCCGCTGGAGGGCGCGTCGGATGCAGATATCGGAGCCAACGCGCAGCTCTCCTACACACTCAGCCCCAGCGACAGTTTCCGTCTCGATTTAGAAAAATCAAATGAAGGGACTATTGTACCCGATCTTGTTTTAACGAAACCGCTGGACCGGGAGACGGTGGCTGTGCACCGACTGGTGGTGACGGCGAGTGACGGGGGCCGGCCGCCGCTGACGGGCACGATGGAGGTGGTGATCTCTGTGCTGGACGCGAACGACAACGCGCCCCAGTTCAACCAGTCGGTGTATAAAGTGCAGCTGCCGGAGAGCGCTGCAGAGGGGACGCTTGTGGCTCGGGTGAACGCCACGGATCCGGACGAGGGAATAAACAGCGAGGTGACGTACACGGTGACCAGCTTCTACCCCGTGAGTGAAGAAGATATTATTACCGTCAACCCGAAGACGGGCGAGATGCGACTCACGGGCGCCCTGGACTTCGAAGAAGTCAAAATCATTCATTTTCGTATTGAAGCGAGAGACAAAGGGACGCCCCCGCTGTCGGGTCACTGCAGGGTGGTGTTGGAGGTGGTGGACGTGAACGACAACGCGCCGGAGGTGTGGGTGACATCGCTGTCGGTGCCGGTGCCGGAGGACGCGGCGGTGGGGACGGTGGTGGCGCTGCTGAGCGTGTCGGACCGGGACTCGGGGGCGAACGGTCGGGTGCGCTGCGCGGCGTGGCCGCCGTCGCCGTTCGGGCTGGTGTCGACGTTCGCGGGCTCGTACTCGCTGGTGCTGCGGGAGTCGCTGGACCGGGAGCGGGTGGCGGAGTACGAGGTGGAGGTGCGGGCGGAGGAcggcggggcgccgccgctgcGCGCCAGCCGCGCGGTGCGGGTGCCGGTGTCGGACGTGAACGACAACGCGCCGGCGTTCGCGCAGGCCGTGTACACGGTGCTGGCGCGGGAGAACAACGCGGCGGGCGCGGAGCTGGCGCGGCTGTGGGCGCGGGACCCGGACGAGGCGGGCAACGGGCGCGTGAGCTACTCGGtggcggagggcggcggcgggggcgcggcggcggtgGTCGGGGGGTGGCGCCCGGCGTCGAGCTACGTGTCGGTGGACGCGGAGAGCGGGCGGCTGTGGGCGCTGCAGCCGTTGGACTACGAGGAGGTGCAGGTGCTGCAGTTCGAGGTGCGGGCGGTGGACGCGGGGGAGCCGCCGCTGTGCGGCAACGCCACGGTGCAGGTCTTCGTGGTGGACGAGAACGACAACGCGCCGGCGCtgctgccggcggcgggcggcgggccgTGGGCCGGTGCGTCGGGCTCGGCGGCGGCGTCGGGGCCGGGCTCGGGGGCGTTGTGGGCGTGGGCGGCGTGGGGGGCGCCGGCGGGGCAGGTGGTGGCGAAGATCCGCGCGGTGGACGCGGACTCGGGCTACAACGCGTGGCTGCGCTACGAGCTGTGGGAGCCGCGGGAGAAGGGCCCGTTCCGCGTGGGGCTGTACAGCGGCGAGGTGAGCACGGCGCGGGCGCTGGAGGAGGCGGACGGCCCGCGGCAGAGGCTGGTGATCGTGGTGCGGGACCACGGGGAGCCGGCGCGCTCGGCCACGGCCACGCTGAGCGTGTCGCTGGTGGAGGGCGCCGAGGCGGCGCTGGCGGCCGCGGGCTCGTCCTCGTCCTCCTCGTCGTCCCCGTCCTCGTCGggggcggggctgcggccggcggcgggcgcggagggcggcgcggcggcggcggcggcggcggcggcggcgacgaCGAACGTGTGGCTGGTGGTGGCCATCTGCGCGGTGTCGAGCCTGTTCCTGCTGGCGGTGGTGCTGTACGGGGCGTCGCGGTGGGCGCCGCGGGCGGCCGTGCTGTCGGGGCCCGGGCCGGCGACGCTGGTGTGCGCCAGCGAAGTGGGGAGCTGGTCGTACTCGCAGCGCCAGAGCCGGAGCCTGTGCGTGGCGGACGGCGCGGGCAAGAGCGACCTGATGGTTTTCAGCCCCAacttcccgccgccgcccggtcCCGCGGCGAAGGAGACGCAGCCGGAGCCGCCCGCTCTCCTGGACACGGTCAGTGGCCCTCCCTTTCTCGCCTCTcgccccttccccctttttgCTAGTCCCGCCCGATTCGCCCTTCTCGCCCGCCGCCTGGGCAGGCGCTGGTTTCTAAGTGCTCACTGTGTTAGCCCTGACCACAGCGTTCCTTCTGTCTGCTTCCTCTGCAAGGTTTTTCACTACTGCggtgtgttttttggtttttattgccattttctgctcttcctgGAGCGCGGAATTGCTCGAAGCCGTTCTGCAGCTATTTCCATAGGGTCCTGAAGTGAGTGGTAATATGTTCATGTGATCGTTTGCTGCCTTATTTCTAATTGAGGTGTTCAAGTGTAGGGTGCTTTTTCTGTAGCACCTCGTATCTTTTTGTAGATCATATGGGGACATCTAGAGCATAAGTTAGCATTTCAAGGATGTGGGGAACTCTCCAGTCAAAACTGATCCTGAAAGGCAGATAGTTGAGTTTGGATTGCTTTCTCATGGTGTCGTGCAGTCTAGTTTTCTTGTCTGTACTCCTTATCATTCTTCATGGTGCTTCTGCTTTGAAGACCTCTGTAGTATTCCATttcagtcttttattttttaacgTGAGGAAATGTTCCTCACACATAAACTGCTCTAAATCTTTTTCTATCTTCTCGCCTTCTTTGGAACCCTtcctgggctcctctctccttctTATCGTCTTAAGAAGGGGAGCACCTCCAGAAAATATTCAAAGTGTTGGTGAATCTTGTTTCCACAAACTTGAATGAAGTGCGTTGTTTTCTTCCATGGTGTCATAAGTCTTATTTTATTGATTGGCACTGAGAACAGATCTGATATATCTTTGTCACTGTTTTCTCTATGTCCAAGATATTATTTCAGAACCATAAATGGTTATTTCATTGTCAGTTACTGTCTCTGTTGAggccacatttttttcctcatctgctCAGCTTCGTGGTGTCGTGCGTCAAAAATATGTTGCCATTTTCCCACCTAGGTCTTCAGGGTCGTCAACGGTTTCTGCAGTTCTTCTCAGGAGACCTGTATTTTAGCTTTGCCCCAT
This genomic interval carries:
- the LOC135314605 gene encoding protocadherin alpha-2-like, which gives rise to MAPSLPASAAAPEATGELRAGVKKREGWQERGKAQKRRRSGEAAPPRCGGEPGCERGGAARGEQESRRVRAAAGSRAGPGRVEAAAAAMGVWWVPAVRVLVLQAAWALVGGQVRYSVPEEAKAGTVVGRLAQDLGLEAVDPEARRLRLVAQGRRASVEVSGASGALVVSSRLDREELCGKSAPCALRLEVLVERPLRVFHVELEVTDINDNAPLFPAARKNLNLSENSPPGSRFPLEGASDADIGANAQLSYTLSPSDSFRLDLEKSNEGTIVPDLVLTKPLDRETVAVHRLVVTASDGGRPPLTGTMEVVISVLDANDNAPQFNQSVYKVQLPESAAEGTLVARVNATDPDEGINSEVTYTVTSFYPVSEEDIITVNPKTGEMRLTGALDFEEVKIIHFRIEARDKGTPPLSGHCRVVLEVVDVNDNAPEVWVTSLSVPVPEDAAVGTVVALLSVSDRDSGANGRVRCAAWPPSPFGLVSTFAGSYSLVLRESLDRERVAEYEVEVRAEDGGAPPLRASRAVRVPVSDVNDNAPAFAQAVYTVLARENNAAGAELARLWARDPDEAGNGRVSYSVAEGGGGGAAAVVGGWRPASSYVSVDAESGRLWALQPLDYEEVQVLQFEVRAVDAGEPPLCGNATVQVFVVDENDNAPALLPAAGGGPWAGASGSAAASGPGSGALWAWAAWGAPAGQVVAKIRAVDADSGYNAWLRYELWEPREKGPFRVGLYSGEVSTARALEEADGPRQRLVIVVRDHGEPARSATATLSVSLVEGAEAALAAAGSSSSSSSSPSSSGAGLRPAAGAEGGAAAAAAAAAATTNVWLVVAICAVSSLFLLAVVLYGASRWAPRAAVLSGPGPATLVCASEVGSWSYSQRQSRSLCVADGAGKSDLMVFSPNFPPPPGPAAKETQPEPPALLDTVSGPPFLASRPFPLFASPARFALLARRLGRRWFLSAHCVSPDHSVPSVCFLCKVFHYCGKARSVSDAEAESQPVLFRAERCYQAREDDRRRLQRKKPRSDTRCRC